AATCCGCGGGCGTCCAGACGCGTTCATCAAGGGCTATAGCCGCCGCAACGGTCAGTTTATGCGCAATTTCTACTGGAGTCAGCCGGCGTACGATATTTCAAGGCATCTGCTCAAACCGGAAGAAGACTGGATGCTGCCCATCGATCATCCGGATGTACTGGCGCTGCAGGAAGAACTGAAACGCGTACTGCGGTTCTGGATGGATATGGGCGCTGACGGATTCCGCGCCGATATGGCAGGCGCTCTGGTCAAAACCGCCAATATCACCGGCAATGATCAGTTTTTCAACACGCACGAAGACGGAACCAAAATTTTCTGGAGCAAAATTCGGGAGATTCTGGATACCGAATATCCGGGATCGTTTATGGTGGCGGAATGGTCGCATCCGAAATCCGCACTGGACGGCGGCGGGTTTCACGCTGATTTTTATCATTGGTTCCACGGCTATCATGACCTGCTGCAGAAGGAATCCTGGCGAATCCTGAACGGACATTCCGAGGGCCACAGCTATTTTGACAAACAAGGCAAGGGCAATATTACCAATTTTCTGGCAAGTTATATGGATCAGTACAAAAAAACGGTGGGACACGGGTATATCAACCTGCCGCTGGGCAATCATGATCTGTCGCGTCTGAACATCAAACGCTCGACGGATGATCTGGAAGCCATTTATGCATTCAACCTGACCATGCCCGGTATTCCGTTTATTTTTTACGGCAACGAAATCGGAATGCGTCAGCTTTACGGCCTGCCCTACGTGGAAGGCGCCTACAAACCGCGCGCCGGCGGCCGTACCCCGATGCAATGGGATGACGGCATCAATCGCGGTTTTTCCACCGCCGATCCTGACCAACTCTACCTGCCGGTGGATACGGCGGATGACGCGCCCAATGTCAAAGACCAGGAAACCGATCCCAACTCGCTGCTCAATCGGGTGCGACGCCTGATCGAGTTAAAAAAGAGCGAACCGGCGTTCACCGCTTATGCCGAATTTGTGCCGGTTTATGCGGTGGAAAACGAATATCCGTTCATCTATGCGCGCGCCAATGGCGATGATATGGCCCTGGTCGTCCTCAACCCGCGTGAAAAAGCCGCAGACGCCGAGTTTGATCTGAAACCGGCCGTGTCCCAACTGATACTTTTGGCAGGAAACGAAATAAAAATCAAACGCAACGGCACGTCGTACAATCTCAGTATACCGGGCCGCAGTTATGCGATTTACAAGATGATCAAATAAATCATTTTTATAGACAGCACAGTTCACACAAATTAGCGATGATCTGTGCTGTCTATGACTTTAATTAAAAGGAATGAAAATGAAACCAAGTCGTCATTCATCAAGCAGAAGAAGGAGGATACTGGGCCAAGGTACCCTCCATCCCCGGATGTGCAACCCAGGGAGAATCATTTGACGAGCTGTTAAATAATCTCTATGAAGCGGTCGAAGGTTGCTTGTCAGTAGACGTTCAGGATATTGTTGCATCTGAAAACGATAAAATCATGGACATTGCCGTTTGAAAGGTATAAAAGATGCAAAGCCGGAAATTTATGTTGAATATCACCATGGCAATTTTCCTGTCACATGCTCTGTCTGCTCACGAGAACAGCACTGAATCTGAATCAATCGGCCTTTCTCAGGTTTCAGAACAGGGGTTACAGGATGAAATTATGCTGCACCCCCTTGATGCCAATACAGCATATACACTCAAGAAAGGCGAATGGATTTATGCACAATCCCCGACGAATTTTCCGGTTCCGAGCTGGGCATGGGTGGGATTGACAGACTGGCTTACTGCTGAAATAGATTTCCTCCCACTGCTGGGGGGATTAATTGTTGAGCCTCATTTACCCATCCCCAGTTTGAATTTTCGATTCAAAATTTTAGAGAAAAATCATTTGATACCGGCCGTGTGTTTTGAAACAATGTTTCAGTATTTTTATAAAGAGCTTAATGTAAATGAAGAAAAAGATGGTAAAGTTGATCTAATACGCAAAGGCACGAGTTCCGTCAATCAGTTTCATTTATCCTGGAATCCTCTTGCTAACTGTTACATCCATGCCTCAACAGGTTTTATTTATTCACATTCGATACATATTCAAAGCAAAACAACACAGAAAAGGAAGACACTTTTCCGATGAAATCAACCTCAATACCGCTAT
This genomic window from candidate division KSB1 bacterium contains:
- a CDS encoding alpha-amylase family glycosyl hydrolase, producing IRGRPDAFIKGYSRRNGQFMRNFYWSQPAYDISRHLLKPEEDWMLPIDHPDVLALQEELKRVLRFWMDMGADGFRADMAGALVKTANITGNDQFFNTHEDGTKIFWSKIREILDTEYPGSFMVAEWSHPKSALDGGGFHADFYHWFHGYHDLLQKESWRILNGHSEGHSYFDKQGKGNITNFLASYMDQYKKTVGHGYINLPLGNHDLSRLNIKRSTDDLEAIYAFNLTMPGIPFIFYGNEIGMRQLYGLPYVEGAYKPRAGGRTPMQWDDGINRGFSTADPDQLYLPVDTADDAPNVKDQETDPNSLLNRVRRLIELKKSEPAFTAYAEFVPVYAVENEYPFIYARANGDDMALVVLNPREKAADAEFDLKPAVSQLILLAGNEIKIKRNGTSYNLSIPGRSYAIYKMIK
- a CDS encoding type II toxin-antitoxin system HicB family antitoxin — protein: MHQAEEGGYWAKVPSIPGCATQGESFDELLNNLYEAVEGCLSVDVQDIVASENDKIMDIAV